A window of Cyclopterus lumpus isolate fCycLum1 chromosome 10, fCycLum1.pri, whole genome shotgun sequence genomic DNA:
TTCAGTGCTATACAATTTCTCTGCAAAAGTAATAATACGTAGTAGTAATATAGTAATAGTCTAATACAAGTGAgcatgtgtgattgtgtttttgtaaattCGTGAGAACGTTTCAGATGTAATATTGTCACACAGCCCGTCAGGAGGATCCCACGTTGTAACTAGGAACTTTCTTACGCTACTAGCGCATTTATACCCAGGACCTGGCAAACATAACGAAACATGTGACGCATCTTGCGTAAGAGCTGCAGAGAATACAGCATACCATCGCCATAAATGAAAGAAGTGGACCAATGCCCATGCGCGCTCTGCAGAGGACGTTGTTATATATCCACATTGACATAATCATTCACAAATATCCAGCGGTGGATTTATTCTTCACACACCCTCCAGGTGAGTTCAGATGCGTCACAGACGACGTGATCATGTGTGTACGTTTATCAATAACTGGCGGCCGAATGGTCCGCTGCATCGCTGTAAATGTTGTCCATCGGCTGGGAAACATGTTGGACACCTGGGTGGACATCCAGCTAGCAGACAGGACGTCATGGATCACTGTGGCAATATTGATTTGAGCTATCTTTGGGTGTACGTATGCATCGCTCTGCAGAAACAACCACAGATGTCTTTGTTGATCGATGATGTGCCGCGGCTCGTTTTCAGAGGAGAGTGAATGACCATCTCCGTCCACTGTGCTTGTTGATAAAACAATCACGGTCTGTCTTTACAGGTGAAGATGTCCTCCCGTGTCCTGCTCACTGTCCTCTTTGCTCTTCCTCTGGCTCTGGGTAAATTCATGAATATCATTTAATTAGACACCCTCTGGGTTTCATGCCCTGCAAAATAACTGCTTAAATAATTGGCAACGGATCATTTCCTAATGCTTTATATATCATCTTTATAAGCCACTCCTAATAAGAAAACAATTTGCCAGGTCGTTGGTATAAAGCCTTTTTAAACCATCAACTGCGTGGTTTTCTCTATTTTGATAAGACGTAGTTTTCGCGTGCACATGTTAATGAAGTCATCAATAGAGAGTTACAGATGTATCACTTTCTAAGAAGCTGCCAGCTGGCATGTGCAATTATAAATGCAAATGCATGCAAGTCATCATTAAAGGGTTCTTAAcataaaatgttaatttgagGTTAGAAAATTGATTAATGGTCCAGATTAACCCGTAGATCCGATTCAGGAAGGCAAAGGTCAAACAGCTCCATTTGATGGTCTGTATTTTCGTGGTATTCCAGATTTGTCAGCCTGTTGATTTTTTATCAACTCTATTGATTAACACTTGATGGCttcttttgtttagtttgttttgggGAAATACATTGCTGTTTTGTTATGTAACTTAGTGTGCAACTGTGCAGATTTAAAGAACTAAAACATGTCACACTGGGGGAGGATAATCACCACAGCCTGGAAAACCCAACACATATTCTTATTATTGACTTAGAACAGATTAATACAGCATTAGAAGTAATACCAATGGTGATAccttatttgtaaagcacttacCTTAACCAAGTTACAAATTGCTTTACATGTAAGAGGAACAAGCTAACAATAAAGGCAAACAATGAGATCATAAAACACTGGGGATTGAAAATGTTAAAACGGGAAGAATATAAATGATGGAAAAGTAAAACTAGGTAAAATATGCATAAAAgctttcttttaaattaatattttaagatGTAGTCTAATCAGAGTATAGCATCTTTAATAAAACAAGGACAGCCTGATCATGTGTGTCAGATACCCGAAGGTCATTGGTGACCTTAACAAGAACTGACTCTATGCTATTGCGACCTCTAAAACCTGGCTGAAAATAATTCCATTATTCATTAAACGTCAGTTAAGTCATTCATTACTGCACAATTTATAAACCCATGACAAATCTAACTGTAAACTCTAATATAAAGTGGTACCATAACTTCCTCACTAATATTCCAATTGTATAAGTATATGTGAGGAGCAATGTGTTGGAGTAGGTGAATAATAATCACATTAATTCTGCTCTCCCACAGGATGGGTGGTACCAGGTGAGTCAAATGCGTCACACATCCTTCACCGACAAAACATATTCTCTGAAGAGGTTGCTGACTTTCTCTTCCACTACAGGTGAAAGAGAAGAAGCCCAGATGGTGTGTGCTGGGAGGGAATTCCGCTTGCCTGTGTACTCGACATCCAGAACGGTGACTTTCACACCAAACCCTGAGGGGCCGCGGCGCATCCTGCTAGACAAAACCATTGTGAGTGGAAGTGTGTTGATGCTTGTTGGATGTTTGTCTGTACCAGTTCCCAAAACCTATGTATTGTATGACTGCAGGTAAAGGACCGGCGGTTTGAGTGGACCAGAGATAAGATGCTCGTCCTGAGGGAAGTGACTCACAGTGATCAGGGACTTTATGCCATCAAACTGTTCTCTGGATTTACCTACGAGGCTGTTCGGTTGACTGTTTCAGGTACAAGAGTCTCCTTCTTTTCTGGAATCCAGCCCTGTGTTTTTATCACAACACATCAGCAATACAACCATTACGAAAAGTTTAGAGGGGCGACGTCTCTTTAGATGAAGACATCTGAAGATAAATGGCATCAAAGAGATACTGCTTTTTAGTAAGGGGTCACACGTTAACAACGTTCTAATCTGTTTTTGATGCAAAATCTCAATCTGAAAAGTAATCAGTAACTACAATGGTCAATGCAGTTGAGTAGAAAGTAACTTCTGAAATGTACAAAGTGGAAGTATTGCAACATACAAAAACTCAAGTATAGTACCTCACAATTGTATTTCAGAACAAAACATGATTAAATGTACTTAGATACTTTTAATACTGCTGATcattctctgcctctctctcatccctcatTCCTTCGCCCTGCTTCAGAATGCATCAAGTCCTACCACAGAAACTATGGGGATAAATTTGAACACAACATCCCTGAAAATGGCTCCCTACTGGAGTTTTCTCCCCGCGGTGCTCCACCGGAGGCCATGCCCGTAGTTCTGTGGAACCGGACCGACCCTATGACCAGCAATGCAGGCCGGGGGCGGCTGCTGCGGGGAGGGAAGGTCTGGGTGGCCGAGAGAGTGACGCAAGCGGACCAAGGCAACTACACTGTGAGGGACAGCCAGGGGAAGGTCCTGTCCCGCAACACTCTCACTGTCCGCGGTGAGCAAAGATGgaagatgacatgatgactttTAGGAAGATGACTAATGAATTTCTTTAACTTTAGGGTCCTGTCATctataacatttatattttatcttTCCCTTTCCACCTGACACCTTCTCATACCGTCACATTTCCTTCCTTCTGCACCCCTGTCTTTGTGTTCATAATCCTGGGTGCAGGCCACTCCTTCAATGTCACCCGCTTTACCAAGGAGTCTCTAAACCTGCCCCTCTTTCTTCCTGTCCCTCATGCCCACCTCATTTTTACCCCCACCCGATACCCTGACGAATCCTCCCTGGGCCCTTTTGACCCCAAACCCCCCCGTGGCCCAGTGCAGCTGATCCGCGAGGGCCATATAACGGACCACGACATGCGCTACAGAGGCCTCATCTCGCTGGGCCGAAGCGGCAGCATTAATGAGGTCATCATAGTGAGGCTGACTTCAAGGCATGACGGAGTGTATGAAATCAGAGATGTGGTTGGCAACCTGGTATCCTCCACCTGGTTGCAGGTGATCGGTGAGTGAATGcatgtctttaaatgtgttttatttttattctgaaTTTCTTGTTTTCTCATTCTGATATatgcctctgtgtctctgctctCTCTAGAAAAAGGAGGCAGATGGCGAGCATTTCTCAAGTCCATCACTGTCCCTGCTGGCATGTTTGTGTCACTGATTGGTTTCATTCTGTTCATGAAGCGTTACCCAAACTGCAGCCTGTCACAGATCATCGCCGGCCTCAGAGCCAACCGCACGCCACCAGCCAACCCTCCGAGGGTTAACATCCAGGTGAGGAAATCAGGAGAACCTGGTTAGTGGCCCTGATGTTTGAGACAGCTCTGCAGGTGGATAATTAATATGAGGGCAAAACTTTTAGCCTCTCAAAATAAATCTGCTctctctatttttattatttagtagGTTTAGTAAATATATGAAAGATCGCCCTCtaacacattattttattaaacttgATCTCAGTATTTCAGACATTGCAgttcttcttcaatacagtttCCCATTTTAACACGTCAGTACTTTGTGATTTGCAGCAGTCTCCATatttttctgatattaaatacattttaaaatatcaaaGACACCGAAtacattacccccccccccccctcccctaaaTAAATATACCAGTGTTTTCATGTAGGTTAGGGGAAAATAAGTAGTGTTGGTTATTAGATCATGTAAACCACGTGGGGAGTTCATATGAAACAGATTAAATAACCATATGGCATTAACAGCCATTAGAGGACTCCACTGCTTTATAAATCAAGGCTTGTGGAGCTTTACTGCATATGTGAATTAATCCATCTCTTTAAGAGTCCAAACTTTTTAAATCCATATCATAGACTGTATAGTCTATGATCCATATGTTGTAAGAAGAAGGCTTGAATGCCTGTCCATTGAAAATCCTTTATAAATTTGCCTAAATGTGGATCAAGCCTTCCGAGGTCTTGTTTTCGCCCAAATGCTTTGGTTTATTGAAGCAGacatacaacaaaaaaatacagacaGGCGACATATTAAAGAATAAACCTAGATAAATGAATGTAGATGGAAATAGACAGTGCTCTCTTTCACCATCATCAAAACTATAGAGGGAATATCTATTGAAGGAACAATTTTTCACTCGCCCATTAGAGACCCACATACCTCAACAATCTACAACAAGGAGCAGCTGTTCATAAGTCTCCTGGTGGCCCATCTCCTTACTAAGTCACTTAATGTTCCTGTTTTCTTAATGTGTTACCCATGTGTAGATCATATAATGTGATATGATTGAAGGATTGAGGTATCACACCAAACAAAGCATGTAAGGTAGTTTCATAATATCAAGTCAGCTGTGAGCTATTCTCTGCCACCGTGTCATCAAATTGAGTAGCTGCACTGACTTTTACATGTGTGGTTGTCTCTGCAGGATTACAGCCAGTCCAGCCCTCAACCCTCAGGCTACTACAGTCACTCTCAACTGCCTGCAACACCAAGAAAATGTACCCCAAGAGCCAGTCCTACTCATCCTGTAAGTATAGACTCATAGActgaattaaatcaattaacAGGTTTTGTGCCTTTGGTTAAAATTCTTCAATAGCATTTTGTACATGTACCATATGTGCTGCCGCTTATATTTCTAGGGTTACGGTCCAGTTGTGATAGAAACTCAGAGAGTAGAGAATCAGGAAGCACACGGATTGGCAGCAACAAGCTCACCTTGTCCGAGTTCAACCACTGAGGTAATACCACACTCCAGTTGTGAGTATTTGTAGATCAGACTAAAATATTTTGTAAACATGTGTCTTTATTCCTTCCTAGCGGGACACATCTCACCACaatgaggaagagagaaggattTCCTTTTCGGTGCCTGGGGCTTCAGACTGCCTCCACTCCTCTGAAGACTGTGTTCAATTTCAGATCAAAAAAGATGGAGATAAAGGCAGGACGAGTACATCACAAGGTTACTTTTCCACACTGCCACTAGACAGGGACACCTCTGAATCCTGCAGTGTTTACACTTCAGAGAAACTGAACTTCTTATAAAACCGAGAATTGGAGCTAAAGGCAGAAGAAATAACGCAAGGCATGGAGGAACTTCAGTTTTGGATTAGGAAGAGAAAGACCCCACCCGTGCCTTTTGCATCTTAGCCTAGTTTTAATGGTTCGGTAATTGCATGTCATTTTTTCATGTAACTTTTTTATGAAGCACGAGTTGAGCATTATCCTTCCTGTCTCATAGTACACATTTCTTGACACTGATGATGGTGCTCCTGAAATCTCCTGCTGTTACCTACCTCCAGACCCTCAGGACCAGTATGATCTGCACTGTATTTGCTGAGTGTTtgtatgagtgtgtttgtgatgtgATGTTGGGGGCTAAGTAGAAATAAGAGTTGTGATACAAAGGTTTGCAAAAGGGAATTTTAAAGTATTGTACAGTAATAGAGAGTTTGTTTATGTGTCATTCTCCATCCACCATGCTAACCATTTCTAAATGCAACAACAATTAATTATCATGTTCAATGTCTGCTCTGCAGTTCAGTGATTTTTGCAGTGATATTGTGTATTTACCCTCAAGGTAATTGTAGTAATAGCTTTGTGAATTGTTCCACCAAATATTGCAATAGGCTATTAATCTATGAACGTTGTATACAGGATAATATCTCATCACCAAATCTTTCTATTGACAAAAGAGATTGGACTGCTGCTTGTGATATTTACGGACGTTCAAAACGTCATCtgttaaacaataaatatatctTTAACACACATTTTTAGATGATTTTTACTCCATCTAAATATGTGTTGGCTAAAAGAAAAGATGACATTATTCTTCTTCTTGATTAACCTGTGACTTGTTTTCATTAATTGTCAGTAATTGAAAATGTCAGGAAGTCAACACATGGCCATCAGCTCACAAAGCCCAAGGTTGCATGTTCAAATTGCAAAAACTACGATGTTGCTCTCATTTAAATAGAAACTGGAGGAAGCACGTCACACTCATAATTTAAACATATAATTGTCAAATGTGTCGTCATTTAATCATCTGTTCATCCACTCCCCATTTCAGCAGCACCAGTTATTGGTGCATTGGTGACAGCAGTGGTGTCTTTCCGCCAGTAGGGGGCAGTGGAGCAGCTGTGAAGCTTCGCAGCGACTGCTGGTAGAAAGCGTAGAAGAAGAAGTCCGTTTGTAGCGGCAATGAAAGAACAGCGTGCCATTTCCAATTTGAGCCAAACATAAGGAAAGATTACTTTAGCGATAATAACTATCGAGGCACAGTACTAGCATCATTCGATTCGTAGAAGAGACTATAAGGACTCTGTTGGAAAGATGTCGTTGGTTTGTGCAAGTAAGTGAAGTTGGATTCTTTGATATGACGGAAGAAGTATAGGTTAGCTAGGCACCGCGCTAATGCTACTTGCTAATTCAGCTAACCGCCATGCAGTGTCGTCTTCTACTCGTGAGGCTCAATCCGTCCTGTCTGTGGTTGTGTTCTCGTCGGTGTCGTGTGATCTTTAACTCTGTAACTGCCTTTTTATCCAGTCTCCAACGAGGTGCCGGAGCACCCGTGCGTGTCCCCGGTGTCCAGCCAGGTGTTCGAGCGGAGGCTGATCGAAAAGTACATCGCAGAGAATGGGACCGACCCGATGAACGGACAGCCGCTGTCTGAGGAGCAGCTCGTAGATATCAAAGGTAAAGCTACGCTACGTTGCCGGTGTATTAGTTAATGCACCACTTGGCTAAAACTAATGCAGTTTAATCCCTCAGTATAACCTAGCGCTATTCAACTGCATTGCACAATTCcaaagaatgaatgaataaaccaaCTCTAAAGCAGTTTCAACATTAATTATATCTAGGTTGACCTGATAAAGTGGCaacagagttttaaaaaaagttatatcGACGTTAAACTGGTATTATTGTAGTCTTTTAGCCAATATTGTGAAATtgatgtacaatttcttttctCCATATAACTTTTAGTTTATAAAatttcagaaaataatgaaGTGTCACATCACAATGTTTTATGACCTAACAAGGATTCCTTAAtatacttcctgtttcatcCAACTAGCACTTCAAACTCACCCaaaacacaatgtttactgtaaaaaaataacaatacatttctCACAACTAGGGGGCTGGACATCGGcaatatttgatatttttgcatgaaaaaagTGTAATCAATTATCAACATAGTTGCTGATTTATTAGTTTGTCAATTGACCCATCGCTTGTTTGACAGATTGTTTCAAACACATTATTGTGCAAATATTAAATGTTGTACTGTATGACTTCTTTTACCCTCTAGTAGATGTTATTGAAACCTCACAGATTACAATAAATAACCAACTTGATTgattatttgaaatgaaaccACTTGTTCTAAACATGAGCAACTTCTCTCTGTTTTAGTGTCCCATCCTATTAGACCAAAGGCTCCATCAGCAACAAGCATTCCTGCCATTCTCAAGTCACTTCAAGATGAGTGGGTGAGTATTGTTAACCTTGAGGGGGTGGAACAGGAGAAATCCACAACAAAATACCGTTGTATTGTAAATTGTACCCATGATGTCTGTTTTGAATCAACAGG
This region includes:
- the LOC117737629 gene encoding uncharacterized protein LOC117737629 isoform X2 codes for the protein MVCAGREFRLPVYSTSRTVTFTPNPEGPRRILLDKTIVKDRRFEWTRDKMLVLREVTHSDQGLYAIKLFSGFTYEAVRLTVSECIKSYHRNYGDKFEHNIPENGSLLEFSPRGAPPEAMPVVLWNRTDPMTSNAGRGRLLRGGKVWVAERVTQADQGNYTVRDSQGKVLSRNTLTVRGHSFNVTRFTKESLNLPLFLPVPHAHLIFTPTRYPDESSLGPFDPKPPRGPVQLIREGHITDHDMRYRGLISLGRSGSINEVIIVRLTSRHDGVYEIRDVVGNLVSSTWLQVIEKGGRWRAFLKSITVPAGMFVSLIGFILFMKRYPNCSLSQIIAGLRANRTPPANPPRVNIQDYSQSSPQPSGYYSHSQLPATPRKCTPRASPTHPGYGPVVIETQRVENQEAHGLAATSSPCPSSTTERDTSHHNEEERRISFSVPGASDCLHSSEDCVQFQIKKDGDKGRTSTSQGYFSTLPLDRDTSESCSVYTSEKLNFL
- the LOC117737629 gene encoding uncharacterized protein LOC117737629 isoform X1, producing MSSRVLLTVLFALPLALGWVVPGEREEAQMVCAGREFRLPVYSTSRTVTFTPNPEGPRRILLDKTIVKDRRFEWTRDKMLVLREVTHSDQGLYAIKLFSGFTYEAVRLTVSECIKSYHRNYGDKFEHNIPENGSLLEFSPRGAPPEAMPVVLWNRTDPMTSNAGRGRLLRGGKVWVAERVTQADQGNYTVRDSQGKVLSRNTLTVRGHSFNVTRFTKESLNLPLFLPVPHAHLIFTPTRYPDESSLGPFDPKPPRGPVQLIREGHITDHDMRYRGLISLGRSGSINEVIIVRLTSRHDGVYEIRDVVGNLVSSTWLQVIEKGGRWRAFLKSITVPAGMFVSLIGFILFMKRYPNCSLSQIIAGLRANRTPPANPPRVNIQDYSQSSPQPSGYYSHSQLPATPRKCTPRASPTHPGYGPVVIETQRVENQEAHGLAATSSPCPSSTTERDTSHHNEEERRISFSVPGASDCLHSSEDCVQFQIKKDGDKGRTSTSQGYFSTLPLDRDTSESCSVYTSEKLNFL